In candidate division KSB1 bacterium, a genomic segment contains:
- the holA gene encoding DNA polymerase III subunit delta: MNFQEFLKQFNSGKVFPVYFFYGAENYFKNQALDIIFSKYVTSQTSSFNRDIFYGDDGDAAKIVNTVLTIPMMSEKRVVVVKNYQRLSQPGKELILKYCKQPVSQTILVLVAEEIDFRNKIYSSLRNFAECIECKPPYDNQVPMYISQFSEKRGKKISLAAINLLQSKSGNSLGELISQVEKLISYTGDKEIISEDDVEKLVGISRNYNIFQLRDAIGDRRISESLTILRRMIEMGESPVYIVSSLTSFFTVLIRARELIRKRIPRSDMAKQLGVHPYFLDATIRQAKSYTDSEINTSFVLLLEADKNLKISYQKPKIVMEILVFQILNQMKAA; encoded by the coding sequence ATGAACTTTCAAGAATTCCTCAAACAGTTCAATTCCGGAAAAGTATTCCCTGTCTACTTTTTTTACGGAGCCGAAAATTATTTCAAAAACCAGGCTTTGGACATTATTTTCTCCAAATATGTCACCAGTCAAACCTCTAGTTTTAATCGAGATATATTTTACGGAGATGATGGAGATGCTGCAAAAATTGTGAATACTGTATTAACCATACCTATGATGTCAGAGAAAAGGGTTGTCGTAGTTAAGAATTATCAGCGACTGTCTCAACCAGGTAAAGAATTGATACTAAAATATTGTAAACAACCGGTTTCACAAACCATATTGGTTTTAGTAGCGGAGGAGATAGATTTTCGTAATAAGATTTATTCTTCTTTGAGGAACTTTGCAGAATGTATTGAATGTAAACCCCCCTATGATAACCAGGTACCAATGTATATTTCACAATTTTCTGAAAAGCGAGGGAAAAAAATATCGCTTGCTGCAATCAATCTTCTTCAATCCAAATCTGGAAATTCACTCGGAGAATTAATTAGCCAGGTTGAAAAACTTATTAGTTACACTGGCGATAAGGAAATTATATCAGAAGATGATGTGGAAAAATTGGTTGGGATTTCCAGGAATTACAATATTTTTCAACTTCGAGATGCGATAGGAGACAGAAGGATTTCGGAAAGTCTAACCATCTTGCGAAGAATGATTGAGATGGGAGAATCACCTGTTTATATTGTTTCATCCTTGACGAGTTTTTTTACAGTGCTTATTCGAGCCAGAGAATTAATTAGAAAGCGAATTCCAAGAAGTGATATGGCTAAACAATTAGGTGTGCATCCTTATTTTCTAGATGCAACAATCAGACAAGCGAAATCATATACTGATTCTGAGATTAACACTAGTTTTGTATTATTGCTCGAGGCCGATAAAAACTTGAAAATCAGTTACCAGAAACCCAAAATTGTAATGGAGATTTTGGTGTTTCAAATTTTGAATCAAATGAAAGCGGCTTGA
- a CDS encoding methionine/alanine import family NSS transporter small subunit translates to MKPLAIVFMILLLTIVWGGFAALIVIAFRKERQAQSD, encoded by the coding sequence ATGAAACCACTAGCCATTGTATTTATGATTTTACTTTTGACGATTGTATGGGGAGGTTTTGCCGCACTAATTGTTATAGCCTTTCGAAAAGAACGACAAGCTCAGTCGGATTAA
- a CDS encoding sodium-dependent transporter, which translates to MSVPERFTSRWGLILAAIGMAVGAGNIWRFPRIVAENGGSAFLIPWIIFLFIWSIPLLIAEFAIGKHTRKGTIGSFAQIMGGKFAWMGSFVGFCTMGIMFYYSVVTGWSLFYFVQSISGKLATTGDYETYWNWFSTSYWPLLVHLIAISFAGIVVYKGIVKGIEKAAKIFVPLLFILLIIAAARALFLPNALAGLNFLFNPDFDKLLDYQVWLQALSQSAWSTGAGWGLILTYAVYMKQKEDVNLNAYLVGLGNNSASLIVALAIIPTVFSILGESKALEVMSQGNQGFTFIWMPQLFNQMAMGSLFSTVFFFALFIAALSSLIPMVELTARIFMDFGMERQKAVKFVWLGTLLLGVPSALSLDFFDNQDWNWGLGLMLSGFFFALAVRKFGAEKFRTELVNTAPNDLRVGKWYSFLIKYVIPIEFVVLIVWWSYQSVTVYEPESWWNPFKPFSLGTCIFQWGIAIGLFMLFNKKIVNKIHMEAQ; encoded by the coding sequence ATGTCGGTTCCTGAAAGATTTACTTCAAGATGGGGTTTGATTTTAGCAGCAATAGGCATGGCAGTAGGTGCAGGAAATATCTGGCGATTTCCAAGAATTGTGGCAGAAAACGGCGGTAGTGCATTTTTAATTCCCTGGATTATCTTCCTTTTCATTTGGTCCATTCCATTATTGATTGCGGAATTTGCAATCGGTAAACATACACGTAAAGGGACGATTGGATCCTTTGCCCAAATAATGGGTGGAAAATTTGCCTGGATGGGAAGCTTCGTCGGATTTTGTACAATGGGAATTATGTTTTATTATTCAGTTGTAACCGGATGGAGCCTTTTCTATTTTGTTCAATCGATTTCCGGAAAGCTTGCAACTACAGGCGATTATGAAACGTACTGGAACTGGTTTTCTACTTCATATTGGCCATTACTGGTCCATTTAATTGCTATTTCATTTGCCGGAATTGTGGTATATAAGGGAATTGTAAAAGGAATTGAAAAGGCAGCAAAAATTTTCGTGCCATTATTATTTATATTATTGATAATAGCAGCTGCCCGCGCTTTATTCCTGCCAAATGCTTTGGCAGGTTTGAATTTCCTTTTTAATCCGGATTTCGATAAACTTTTAGACTACCAGGTATGGTTGCAAGCTTTGTCACAATCAGCCTGGTCAACCGGGGCTGGTTGGGGATTAATTCTTACATATGCTGTGTATATGAAACAAAAAGAAGATGTAAACTTGAATGCCTATCTTGTTGGTTTGGGGAATAATTCGGCTTCACTGATTGTGGCATTAGCAATTATTCCAACTGTGTTTTCAATTTTAGGAGAGTCCAAAGCCCTGGAAGTAATGAGCCAGGGTAACCAGGGATTTACCTTTATCTGGATGCCTCAATTGTTCAACCAAATGGCCATGGGAAGTTTATTTTCAACTGTGTTTTTCTTTGCTTTGTTTATTGCAGCGCTTTCTTCCCTAATCCCAATGGTTGAATTGACTGCTCGAATTTTTATGGATTTTGGCATGGAACGACAAAAAGCGGTTAAATTTGTTTGGCTTGGCACATTGCTGCTTGGTGTACCATCGGCGCTATCTTTGGATTTTTTTGATAACCAGGATTGGAATTGGGGCCTGGGTCTGATGTTAAGCGGATTCTTTTTTGCATTAGCAGTAAGAAAATTCGGAGCGGAAAAATTTAGAACAGAATTGGTGAATACTGCACCTAATGATTTGCGAGTTGGGAAGTGGTATTCTTTTTTGATAAAATATGTCATTCCAATCGAGTTTGTTGTTTTAATCGTTTGGTGGTCCTATCAATCGGTAACGGTCTACGAACCAGAAAGTTGGTGGAATCCATTCAAACCATTTAGTCTGGGTACTTGTATATTTCAATGGGGAATTGCGATAGGTTTGTTTATGTTATTTAATAAAAAAATAGTGAACAAAATTCATATGGAGGCGCAATGA
- a CDS encoding response regulator, with the protein MDNILIVDDEEDILELLFDVVKKWGHLPIIARDGEDALQKVQDVPIDLVLSDIRMPKMDGMTFLEKLKKINPNLTVILLTGYPSVESAVLSMKEGAYDYLVKPINLDELKEKIDRGLERSKLSHSLKLLKGVNWSLLISIPFWLILGIFLARLLR; encoded by the coding sequence ATGGATAATATTTTAATAGTGGATGATGAAGAGGATATACTGGAGTTATTATTTGATGTTGTGAAAAAATGGGGACACTTACCTATCATAGCAAGAGATGGCGAAGATGCCTTGCAAAAAGTACAGGATGTTCCTATAGACCTTGTTTTATCTGATATCCGAATGCCTAAAATGGATGGCATGACTTTTCTGGAAAAACTAAAAAAAATAAATCCTAATCTAACAGTGATTTTACTAACAGGCTATCCATCAGTGGAATCAGCCGTTCTCTCCATGAAAGAAGGCGCGTACGACTATCTCGTCAAACCCATCAATTTAGACGAACTAAAAGAAAAAATTGATCGCGGGTTAGAAAGATCAAAACTTAGCCATTCATTAAAATTATTAAAAGGTGTCAACTGGTCATTATTAATATCAATCCCATTCTGGTTGATCTTGGGAATCTTCCTCGCTAGATTATTGCGGTAA
- a CDS encoding ferritin: MISKKMERMLNEHIKEEFDSSAIYLAISAWCSANDLNGTALFFRKQAEEENAHGMRIYEHLFNVDARAIVPAVAQPPVNYDSVMDIFTKALEYEQHITGCINKLVDLANQEKDYATLILLNWFVTEQIEEEATFKSILATIKMIGTDGRGLYLLDRELGQRQQTSG, translated from the coding sequence ATGATTAGTAAAAAAATGGAAAGAATGTTAAATGAACATATTAAAGAAGAGTTTGACTCTTCGGCAATTTATTTGGCTATTTCAGCCTGGTGTTCGGCCAATGATTTAAATGGAACCGCACTTTTTTTTAGGAAGCAAGCTGAAGAGGAAAATGCTCACGGAATGCGAATTTATGAGCATTTATTCAATGTAGACGCTAGGGCGATTGTGCCGGCTGTCGCTCAACCTCCGGTCAATTATGATTCTGTTATGGACATATTTACAAAAGCCCTCGAATACGAACAACATATTACAGGATGTATAAACAAACTTGTCGACCTGGCTAATCAAGAGAAAGACTATGCGACTTTAATTTTACTGAATTGGTTTGTGACGGAACAAATCGAGGAAGAAGCAACCTTTAAATCCATATTGGCTACGATCAAAATGATTGGTACTGATGGTAGAGGGTTATATTTACTTGATCGAGAGTTAGGGCAAAGACAACAAACAAGCGGATAG
- a CDS encoding tetratricopeptide repeat protein, which yields MIIRKTIFQVCLCFLLIFCGHVYADHQEHKFNEANKYYQNGQYEEAISAYEEILGMEYESAELYYNLGNSFYKLGKNPQAILNYERASRLKPNDEDIKFNLQITNLQVVDKIPSIPELFYVKFINDMRNYFSLHSLTLLTVFIYICFFTFLIIWLLIKPGSLRRIFETLSYGFVVILILFSFLFISKVFHKRVDAIVMEGEIDVRSAPSSDGTEIFKIHEGLKVKITDRRGDWIEIRLSDGKEGWLESLAIEAI from the coding sequence ATGATCATTCGAAAAACTATATTTCAAGTTTGTTTATGCTTTCTTTTGATATTTTGCGGCCATGTCTATGCAGATCATCAAGAACATAAATTTAATGAGGCAAACAAATATTATCAAAATGGCCAGTATGAGGAAGCGATAAGCGCTTACGAAGAAATTCTGGGAATGGAGTATGAAAGTGCAGAATTATATTATAATCTTGGTAATTCTTTTTATAAATTGGGAAAAAATCCGCAGGCGATTTTGAATTATGAGAGAGCCTCGCGACTGAAACCAAATGATGAAGATATAAAATTCAACTTACAAATTACTAATTTACAAGTAGTTGATAAAATACCATCTATCCCGGAATTGTTTTATGTAAAATTCATTAATGATATGAGAAATTATTTTAGCCTGCATTCTCTTACCTTATTAACAGTTTTTATTTATATCTGTTTTTTTACTTTTTTGATAATCTGGCTTCTAATTAAACCCGGTTCGCTCCGGAGGATATTTGAGACACTGTCATATGGATTTGTTGTTATTCTAATCCTCTTTTCTTTTTTATTTATTTCCAAAGTATTTCATAAAAGAGTTGATGCCATCGTTATGGAAGGTGAGATTGATGTCAGAAGCGCCCCATCTTCTGATGGAACTGAGATATTTAAGATTCATGAAGGTTTAAAAGTTAAAATAACGGATCGACGAGGTGATTGGATCGAGATCAGGCTTTCAGATGGTAAAGAAGGATGGCTTGAATCTTTGGCCATCGAAGCAATTTAA
- a CDS encoding protein BatD, producing MTFNKNTNIKFQNLNSGGLYFLVLFFFTIPHFLFGQDLTLRTLVDRTKVANNQQFSLTIEISGKEAQSVGIPNPPDLSSFAILSGNSGTTSSFQSINGRMSVSKSATYNYIASTEGKFEIPSITINFNGNTYRSRPIQIEIVKGTTPPLTARNWGSRSGGIQPEDELEGNLYLAAEIDKNTVFRYEPVVVTYKIYTRVEVSNYSLTKSPDLIGFWTEEFEIPKQPNTYEEIIDGKRFLVAEIKKIALFPTQAGEKILEPMEIDCEVRLRSRRRSRDIFEDFFGSSSPFGQRVRTTIASEPLKITVKPLPLEGRPSDFSGAVGSFSWNATLDKNEVSTNEAITLKIKIKGSGNIKILPEPKFKFPQGFEIYEPEISQKINRSGDVISGEKVYEYVFIPRFAGTHRIKPISFVYFDPNSAVYKRLETPEFVIKAKASSGTGAPITSGLTREEIKFIGRDIRFIKESPVEFQKIGNHFYKSFLFGLLLGIPLVAFGGTLFYRQRQGKMEVNVAFARNRRANQMAKKKLAGAHKILKTDQQKEFYAEISKALFGFISDKLNLSAAGLNSDEVEEKLSERKVKKEVVEEVLSIVHECDFQRFAPSNATPEGMQQFYNRATSAISKLEKSDLS from the coding sequence ATGACTTTTAATAAGAATACAAATATCAAATTTCAAAATTTAAATTCAGGTGGTCTTTATTTCCTTGTTTTATTCTTTTTTACAATTCCACATTTCCTCTTTGGTCAGGATTTAACGCTGAGAACCTTAGTCGACCGCACGAAAGTAGCAAACAACCAACAATTCTCTTTAACAATTGAAATATCCGGAAAGGAAGCTCAATCCGTAGGGATTCCCAATCCACCGGATTTATCATCATTTGCCATTTTATCCGGGAACTCAGGTACCACATCCAGTTTTCAGTCAATAAATGGCAGAATGTCAGTTTCAAAGAGTGCAACCTACAACTATATTGCTAGCACTGAAGGCAAATTTGAAATTCCCTCAATCACGATAAATTTCAACGGAAATACATATCGTTCAAGGCCAATTCAAATTGAAATCGTTAAGGGTACTACCCCGCCTTTAACTGCTCGGAATTGGGGTTCAAGGAGTGGCGGTATTCAACCGGAAGATGAGCTTGAAGGGAATTTATATTTAGCCGCAGAAATCGATAAGAATACGGTTTTTAGATATGAACCTGTTGTCGTTACGTATAAAATTTATACTAGGGTTGAGGTGAGTAATTACAGCCTGACCAAATCGCCTGATCTGATCGGTTTTTGGACTGAAGAATTTGAGATTCCCAAACAGCCAAATACTTATGAAGAAATTATAGATGGTAAAAGATTTCTTGTAGCTGAAATCAAAAAGATTGCACTTTTTCCTACCCAAGCAGGGGAGAAAATTTTAGAGCCGATGGAAATAGATTGTGAAGTTCGGCTCAGATCACGAAGACGAAGTCGTGATATTTTTGAGGATTTTTTTGGTAGTAGTAGTCCTTTTGGTCAAAGGGTTCGGACAACCATTGCAAGTGAGCCACTTAAAATTACAGTTAAACCCTTACCTCTGGAGGGCAGGCCTTCAGATTTTAGTGGGGCCGTTGGCAGTTTCAGTTGGAATGCAACTTTGGATAAGAATGAAGTGTCAACCAACGAGGCGATTACCCTGAAGATAAAAATCAAAGGAAGTGGAAATATTAAAATACTTCCTGAGCCAAAATTTAAATTTCCTCAAGGCTTTGAAATATATGAACCGGAAATAAGCCAGAAAATAAATCGGAGCGGTGATGTAATAAGTGGTGAAAAGGTATACGAATATGTTTTTATTCCCAGGTTTGCAGGGACACACAGGATTAAACCCATATCCTTTGTATATTTCGATCCAAACTCTGCTGTTTATAAGAGGCTGGAAACACCTGAATTTGTGATCAAAGCGAAAGCATCGTCGGGAACGGGTGCGCCAATCACAAGCGGGTTAACTCGTGAAGAGATAAAATTCATAGGTAGGGATATTCGTTTTATTAAGGAAAGTCCGGTTGAATTTCAAAAGATAGGAAATCATTTTTATAAATCGTTTCTTTTTGGACTTTTACTTGGTATCCCCCTGGTTGCTTTTGGTGGCACATTATTTTACCGCCAAAGGCAAGGGAAAATGGAAGTGAATGTCGCTTTTGCGAGAAATCGACGTGCGAATCAGATGGCTAAGAAGAAACTAGCAGGAGCCCACAAAATATTAAAAACCGATCAACAAAAAGAATTTTATGCTGAAATCTCGAAAGCTTTGTTTGGATTTATCTCAGACAAACTGAACTTATCAGCGGCTGGATTAAATAGTGATGAAGTTGAAGAAAAGCTGAGTGAAAGAAAAGTTAAAAAGGAAGTTGTTGAAGAGGTGCTATCCATTGTGCATGAGTGTGATTTCCAAAGATTTGCACCTTCGAATGCTACGCCAGAAGGTATGCAACAATTCTATAATCGAGCGACTTCCGCAATATCTAAACTGGAAAAATCAGATCTTAGTTAA
- a CDS encoding tetratricopeptide repeat protein, which yields MKLFRYTIVLLVLILPTILFSQSTRERVKNGNELFAEKNYDQALNKYQDALLSDPENDRIQFNVGNTLFKKNKYEEALQEYQKVMGSEDLQLEQQTYYNVGNTLYKLGKLPESILAYQQALKMNPDDIDAKYNLEYVRRKLKDNKDEQNQDQQNQQQQQQQQDQQNQQQQQGDDEQDQQDQQQQQQQQQGDEEQEQQGEQQNQQSSEQLSKEDAERILDALKNDEKDIQKKRKVKSKGRYRVEKDW from the coding sequence ATGAAATTGTTCAGATATACAATTGTTTTACTTGTTTTGATTTTACCAACTATTCTGTTTTCCCAATCTACCAGGGAAAGGGTAAAAAATGGTAATGAATTATTTGCTGAGAAGAACTATGATCAGGCATTAAATAAATATCAAGATGCTCTTTTGTCTGATCCTGAAAATGATAGAATTCAATTCAACGTTGGCAATACATTATTCAAAAAGAATAAATATGAAGAGGCATTACAAGAATACCAAAAAGTTATGGGAAGTGAAGATTTGCAACTAGAACAACAAACATATTATAATGTTGGCAACACTCTATATAAACTGGGAAAATTACCAGAGAGTATCCTTGCCTATCAACAAGCATTGAAAATGAATCCTGACGATATCGACGCCAAGTATAATTTAGAATATGTTCGCCGTAAATTAAAAGATAATAAAGATGAGCAGAACCAGGATCAACAGAACCAACAACAACAGCAACAACAGCAAGACCAACAAAATCAGCAGCAACAACAAGGAGACGATGAGCAAGATCAGCAAGATCAGCAGCAGCAACAACAACAACAGCAAGGTGATGAGGAACAAGAGCAGCAGGGTGAGCAACAAAACCAACAGAGCTCTGAACAATTGTCAAAAGAAGATGCTGAGCGAATTTTAGATGCCTTAAAGAATGATGAAAAGGATATTCAGAAAAAGCGGAAAGTTAAGAGTAAAGGGCGGTATCGCGTCGAAAAAGATTGGTAA
- a CDS encoding VWA domain-containing protein codes for MFRFASEQYLYTLFFVPVLFLFFIWVQKSKMKALERFGNIKLMEKLMLSKSPKRQNWKKALLILSLFFFLVALARPQIGTKLEEIKRKGVDIFVAIDVSKSMLAEDIKPNRLTKAKHEVATLIRQLRGDRIGLIVFAGEAFVQCPLTLDYGALKIFLDIIEPGLIPKPGTAIGKAIEKSIESFVVTERKHKVLILITDGEDTVKDPMKAAEIAEKEGIVIYTVGIGSTQGVPIPEFDGYGKQVGFKKDKKGNVVTSKLDPFTLEKIALQTNGKYYNATPAEMELSKIYEDIDKMDKKELSSRIFLQYEDRFQYFLVIGLFLLLADLFIPERKKVKTEWRGRFE; via the coding sequence ATGTTTCGATTTGCAAGCGAACAATATTTATATACTCTTTTTTTTGTACCGGTTCTGTTCCTGTTTTTTATTTGGGTCCAAAAATCAAAAATGAAAGCCCTTGAACGTTTTGGCAATATAAAATTAATGGAAAAATTGATGCTGTCAAAAAGTCCAAAACGACAAAATTGGAAAAAAGCGCTTTTGATTCTATCACTATTCTTCTTTCTTGTTGCCCTTGCCCGGCCTCAAATTGGTACAAAACTGGAAGAAATAAAGCGCAAGGGAGTTGACATTTTTGTTGCGATTGACGTATCCAAATCGATGTTGGCGGAGGACATTAAACCCAACCGGTTGACCAAAGCAAAGCATGAAGTAGCAACACTTATACGTCAACTGCGAGGTGATCGTATTGGATTAATTGTGTTTGCCGGGGAAGCATTTGTACAATGTCCGCTTACTTTAGATTATGGCGCGCTAAAAATATTCCTGGATATTATTGAACCGGGCTTAATTCCAAAGCCTGGTACCGCTATAGGCAAAGCAATAGAAAAATCAATTGAATCATTTGTAGTGACGGAAAGAAAACATAAAGTATTGATTCTCATTACAGATGGAGAAGATACTGTAAAGGATCCTATGAAAGCTGCAGAGATTGCAGAAAAAGAAGGCATCGTAATCTATACAGTAGGAATCGGCTCCACGCAAGGAGTTCCGATCCCTGAATTTGATGGATATGGGAAGCAAGTGGGATTTAAGAAAGACAAAAAAGGAAATGTAGTTACTTCTAAATTGGATCCATTCACTCTCGAAAAAATTGCACTTCAAACGAATGGTAAATATTATAATGCTACACCCGCAGAAATGGAACTTTCCAAAATCTATGAAGATATAGATAAAATGGATAAAAAAGAATTATCGTCACGAATCTTTTTACAGTACGAAGATCGATTTCAATACTTCTTAGTCATCGGCCTATTCTTGTTATTGGCCGATCTATTTATTCCGGAACGGAAAAAAGTAAAAACCGAATGGAGAGGAAGGTTTGAGTAA
- a CDS encoding VWA domain-containing protein: protein MLYRLADPYFLLLLLLLPVLLFLHFKRRSPQTVTLQYSNLNIIKSAGKSRWYFYRHILFGLRLLAMGLIIIALARPQSGSKEEEITTEGIDIILALDISSSMLAEDFKPKNRLEVAKLVAQDFVKGRTSDRIGMVVFAGESYTQCPLTLDYGVLLNFIRDVKIGLVEDGTAIGMAIANAVNRLRDSKSKSKVIILLTDGRNNSGELHPLSAAQIAKALDVKIYTIGAGSKGTALYPIVDPVFGKRYQRLPVEIDEDLLQKIASMTGGKYFRAIDKSSLEKIFDEIGQLEKTKIEVKEYTRYRELFSIFLSLGLILFGLEMLLSNTKFKKIP from the coding sequence ATGTTGTATCGATTAGCCGATCCGTATTTTTTATTATTATTACTGCTTTTGCCGGTATTGCTCTTTTTGCATTTCAAACGGCGTTCTCCACAAACTGTAACTTTGCAATATTCCAATTTAAATATCATTAAGTCTGCCGGCAAATCTCGATGGTATTTTTATAGGCATATCTTATTCGGTCTTCGGCTGTTGGCGATGGGACTAATCATTATTGCGTTGGCGAGACCCCAATCCGGCAGCAAAGAAGAGGAAATTACAACCGAAGGGATCGATATTATTTTGGCTTTGGATATTTCCAGTTCTATGCTGGCGGAAGACTTTAAGCCCAAAAATAGATTAGAAGTTGCCAAACTTGTCGCGCAGGATTTCGTAAAAGGTCGAACAAGCGATAGAATCGGTATGGTGGTTTTTGCCGGAGAAAGTTATACGCAATGTCCGCTAACGTTAGACTATGGTGTCTTGTTAAACTTTATAAGAGATGTAAAAATAGGTTTGGTTGAAGATGGCACTGCAATCGGAATGGCTATTGCAAATGCCGTTAACCGCCTTCGTGATAGTAAATCTAAGAGCAAAGTGATTATTCTCTTAACCGATGGCCGTAACAATTCCGGCGAATTACACCCTTTATCGGCTGCACAAATTGCCAAAGCGTTGGACGTAAAGATTTACACCATTGGCGCAGGAAGCAAAGGTACTGCCTTGTACCCTATTGTAGATCCCGTGTTTGGGAAAAGATATCAACGCTTACCAGTTGAAATTGATGAGGACCTTTTGCAAAAGATAGCATCTATGACAGGTGGGAAATATTTCAGGGCTATAGATAAAAGTTCTCTTGAGAAAATTTTTGATGAGATTGGTCAATTAGAAAAAACCAAAATTGAAGTTAAAGAATACACTCGTTATCGCGAATTGTTTTCAATTTTTCTTTCTTTGGGATTGATTTTGTTTGGGTTGGAAATGTTATTATCAAATACAAAATTCAAGAAAATACCATAA
- a CDS encoding DUF58 domain-containing protein, translating into MIPKEILKKVKRIEITTRGLVNDVFSGQYHSVFKGRGMDFTEVREYTLGDDIRVIDWNVSARMGHPFVKVFEEERELTVILMVDVSSSGNFGTFEQMKGEIAIEICALLAFSAIKNNDKVGLIIFTDGVEKFVAPKKGQSHVLRVLRELLFHKPRSTKTDIAGALEFLNHIAKRRSVVFLVSDFISEDYKKALQIANKRHDVVAITITDPRETELPAVGFIEFEDAETGEIFMVDTNSSDIRTGFVQKANALKIEREKLFKSMNIDHIDIFTHQAYAEPLMRFFRMRAKRFR; encoded by the coding sequence ATGATTCCAAAAGAAATACTTAAAAAAGTTAAACGCATCGAAATTACAACCCGTGGGTTGGTAAACGATGTATTTTCCGGACAATACCATTCGGTGTTCAAAGGAAGAGGGATGGACTTTACCGAAGTACGTGAATACACTCTAGGTGATGACATCCGTGTAATTGACTGGAACGTATCGGCACGAATGGGTCATCCTTTTGTTAAAGTATTTGAAGAAGAGCGTGAATTAACGGTCATTTTAATGGTTGATGTCAGCTCATCCGGGAATTTTGGCACTTTTGAACAAATGAAAGGTGAAATTGCAATTGAAATTTGTGCACTGCTGGCTTTTTCTGCAATCAAAAATAATGACAAAGTCGGTTTGATAATATTTACAGATGGAGTCGAAAAATTTGTAGCGCCTAAAAAAGGCCAAAGTCATGTGCTTCGCGTGCTAAGAGAATTATTATTTCACAAACCCCGAAGTACAAAAACCGATATCGCCGGAGCCCTGGAATTTTTAAACCACATAGCAAAAAGAAGAAGTGTTGTTTTTTTGGTTTCAGATTTTATATCAGAGGATTATAAAAAAGCGCTACAAATAGCGAATAAACGTCATGATGTAGTTGCAATCACAATCACTGATCCAAGAGAGACGGAATTGCCCGCGGTTGGATTTATTGAATTCGAAGATGCTGAAACTGGTGAAATTTTCATGGTTGATACTAACAGTTCCGATATCCGTACCGGTTTTGTTCAGAAAGCAAATGCTCTTAAAATTGAACGTGAAAAATTATTTAAATCAATGAATATTGATCATATTGATATTTTTACACATCAAGCTTACGCGGAGCCTTTAATGCGGTTTTTTCGCATGCGAGCGAAACGGTTCAGATAG